In Candidatus Methylacidithermus pantelleriae, one DNA window encodes the following:
- a CDS encoding PQQ-dependent sugar dehydrogenase — translation MGLSKTFLWGFFLGNLPLLQASQDVPEIQVNHFEPKPLVIRIGDLPPPFATPSAEKPFQKAPLPSKPTLNLPPGFTVTVFAKGFQSPRWLAQAPDGSVLVVESYGNRIWRIPDPQRSSLPASSELFATEANGLRIPFGVVFVRGWCYVACEDRLLRFPYRPGQSTLSGEGQILAWFPGGGHSTRSLAASKDGKSLFVGIGSWGNVGIEPAPRACILRMNLDGKHPKVFASGMRNPVGLAIEPKTGDLYAVVNERDGLGDDLVPDYLARVHEGDFYGWPYAYLSPSLLDPRIRLDNPKILRLIARTRTPEILFHAHSAPLGLVFLPKETTFPSPYRHGAFVTLHGSWNRSVATGYKIVFVPFSSDGRPYGFYQDFLTGFLLDPSIPLTWGRPVGLLALLKGGLLFCDELHGIVYKVDYVGPEETGQKIALDLPEKVRKE, via the coding sequence ATGGGCTTGTCAAAAACGTTTCTCTGGGGATTTTTTCTGGGAAATCTCCCCTTGCTGCAGGCCTCCCAGGACGTGCCGGAAATTCAAGTCAATCACTTCGAACCCAAACCCCTGGTCATCCGAATCGGCGATCTTCCCCCTCCCTTTGCCACCCCTAGTGCAGAGAAACCTTTCCAAAAAGCCCCCTTGCCCTCAAAACCCACGCTCAACCTGCCTCCCGGTTTTACCGTAACGGTCTTCGCCAAAGGATTCCAGTCTCCCCGCTGGTTAGCCCAGGCCCCTGATGGAAGCGTGTTAGTGGTTGAGTCCTACGGGAATCGCATTTGGCGTATTCCAGATCCCCAACGCAGTAGCCTGCCGGCGTCTTCCGAACTTTTCGCCACGGAAGCTAACGGCCTGCGCATTCCCTTTGGAGTCGTTTTTGTCAGGGGCTGGTGTTACGTCGCCTGCGAAGATCGGCTCCTGCGCTTCCCTTATCGTCCCGGTCAAAGCACGCTCTCGGGAGAAGGCCAGATTCTGGCCTGGTTTCCCGGTGGGGGCCACTCGACACGGAGCTTGGCTGCCAGCAAAGACGGCAAATCCCTTTTTGTCGGTATTGGATCCTGGGGAAATGTCGGGATTGAGCCGGCACCCCGCGCGTGTATTCTTCGCATGAACCTCGATGGAAAGCATCCTAAGGTTTTTGCTTCCGGGATGCGGAATCCTGTCGGGCTCGCCATAGAACCCAAAACCGGGGACCTTTACGCAGTGGTCAACGAACGGGATGGTCTTGGGGATGATCTCGTTCCAGATTACCTAGCTCGGGTCCATGAAGGAGACTTTTATGGATGGCCCTACGCCTATCTTTCGCCTAGCTTGTTGGATCCCCGGATCCGGTTGGATAACCCCAAGATCCTCCGGCTTATCGCTCGTACCAGAACCCCCGAGATTCTGTTCCACGCTCATTCGGCTCCCCTAGGCTTGGTTTTTCTCCCCAAAGAGACTACCTTCCCCTCTCCCTACCGCCATGGAGCTTTTGTAACCCTCCACGGATCCTGGAACCGCAGCGTGGCAACCGGATATAAAATTGTTTTCGTTCCCTTTAGTTCCGACGGTCGACCCTACGGGTTTTACCAAGACTTTCTTACAGGTTTTCTCCTTGATCCCTCGATTCCGCTTACCTGGGGCCGGCCTGTAGGCCTGCTGGCCTTGCTAAAAGGGGGGCTCCTTTTCTGCGATGAGCTGCACGGCATTGTATACAAGGTTGATTATGTCGGCCCTGAGGAAACAGGGCAAAAGATAGCGCTCGACTTACCTGAGAAGGTGAGGAAGGAGTAA
- a CDS encoding RNA recognition motif domain-containing protein codes for MNARLYVGNLPFKTTEDEIRELFSECGRVTDIHLVTDRATGHSRGFGFVTMESPEAAREAAEKLNGRNLAGRNIVVDVARPKETHPSHHRSGGGRDFRRR; via the coding sequence ATGAATGCTAGGTTATACGTAGGGAATCTGCCGTTTAAAACGACAGAGGATGAGATCCGGGAGCTTTTCTCGGAGTGCGGACGTGTTACGGATATCCATCTGGTCACCGATCGGGCTACGGGGCATTCCCGTGGCTTTGGGTTTGTCACAATGGAAAGCCCAGAGGCGGCTCGGGAAGCTGCCGAAAAGTTGAATGGTCGAAACCTGGCCGGGAGAAACATCGTCGTGGATGTGGCTCGGCCCAAGGAAACGCATCCTTCCCACCATCGATCCGGTGGGGGTCGAGATTTCCGGCGCCGATAA
- a CDS encoding exo-beta-N-acetylmuramidase NamZ family protein: MKLPPSSQRGSTCATRSYPTPKVTLPVDRLAELWPRRFRGARIGALLHAASIDSRLHPTLDTLEAGNGRLWSLTALFGPQHGLYGHTQENMIEWQDFVHPRLGIPVYSLYGATRKPTPSMLQDLDILLVDLQEIGVRYYTYLWTLYLCMEACQEAQIPVVVCDRPNPLGGVVVEGPILQEAYRSFVGLHPLPIRHGKTIGELSVLFRVEAFPECRLVVLPMSGWKRTYWFEDTGIPWVPPSPNIPWPQTALVYTGMALLEATNISEGRGTTRPFEFFGSPWIDPHDLCQALNAKKLPGVYFREAYFEPAFHKYAGKLCGGAQLHVLDRHSFKSFDTGIEVINTIRQLYPEQFQWRLPAYEYEYQKLPIEILLGGPKEAFFGPDPV; this comes from the coding sequence ATGAAACTTCCTCCTTCCTCCCAGCGAGGCAGCACCTGTGCAACACGTTCTTACCCGACGCCGAAAGTGACCCTTCCGGTGGACCGGCTAGCAGAGCTCTGGCCGCGAAGGTTTCGCGGTGCTCGCATCGGGGCGCTTCTCCACGCAGCGTCGATCGATTCGCGTCTACACCCTACCCTTGATACCTTAGAAGCCGGCAACGGACGGTTGTGGTCGCTGACAGCCCTTTTCGGGCCCCAGCACGGGCTTTATGGCCACACACAAGAGAACATGATTGAGTGGCAAGATTTTGTTCACCCGCGGCTGGGCATTCCGGTCTACAGCCTCTACGGAGCCACCCGAAAACCCACTCCTTCTATGCTGCAGGATCTTGACATTCTTCTAGTCGACCTGCAGGAAATCGGGGTTCGCTACTACACCTACCTGTGGACTCTCTACCTCTGCATGGAGGCTTGCCAGGAGGCTCAAATCCCAGTTGTCGTGTGCGATCGGCCGAACCCTCTCGGCGGGGTTGTTGTGGAGGGTCCCATTCTGCAAGAGGCCTATCGATCCTTTGTGGGGCTGCATCCTCTTCCCATTCGCCACGGCAAGACCATCGGCGAACTTTCCGTTCTTTTCCGAGTCGAAGCCTTTCCGGAGTGTCGACTCGTCGTCCTCCCAATGTCTGGCTGGAAACGAACCTACTGGTTCGAAGACACAGGGATTCCCTGGGTGCCTCCGTCGCCGAACATTCCGTGGCCACAGACGGCTCTCGTTTACACCGGGATGGCTCTTTTAGAAGCTACCAATATCTCGGAGGGGCGCGGGACGACCCGACCCTTTGAATTTTTTGGATCGCCTTGGATCGATCCTCACGATCTCTGCCAGGCGTTAAATGCCAAAAAACTCCCGGGCGTCTATTTCCGAGAAGCCTACTTCGAACCGGCTTTCCATAAGTACGCAGGTAAACTGTGCGGGGGCGCACAACTCCACGTACTCGATCGTCACTCCTTTAAGTCTTTCGACACCGGGATCGAGGTGATCAACACCATTCGGCAGCTGTACCCAGAACAGTTTCAGTGGCGGCTTCCCGCTTACGAGTACGAGTACCAAAAACTTCCCATTGAAATTTTGCTCGGTGGCCCCAAAGAAGCCTTTTTCGGTCCGGATCCAGTCTAA